In a genomic window of Vibrio gigantis:
- a CDS encoding DUF6279 family lipoprotein: MRKCRWLVILVCFLFAGCGTKFAYNNISWFAVSYIEDFVSLSNSQESELEARLDSLQVWHKETQLPLYISQLEVIQSIARADMNSAFIVDQSEQIKNHIRAIVNKFAPDVYALSMQLSPKQDSEFLQNFREKQQDYYEGRLSLNDEDSRGRYRNRIEERLERWLGSVSKEQKQIIFTWSQEWVNTNDSWRQYQNNTYQDLTTLMGKKSDLHIAQPIIMNLLLNNEAYYPDELESKLNKNMQTSAKFLVDIAAISSDKQWSYFMNELESLESTLVTLQE, encoded by the coding sequence ATGAGAAAATGCCGTTGGTTAGTGATATTGGTGTGCTTTCTATTTGCTGGATGTGGGACAAAATTCGCCTATAACAATATCAGTTGGTTTGCGGTTAGTTATATCGAAGACTTTGTTTCGTTATCTAATAGTCAAGAGTCCGAGCTAGAAGCCCGCCTAGACTCATTGCAAGTCTGGCATAAAGAAACTCAACTTCCTCTATATATTTCGCAATTAGAAGTGATTCAAAGTATTGCTCGTGCTGATATGAACTCTGCCTTTATCGTTGACCAGAGCGAACAAATTAAAAATCATATTCGCGCTATCGTCAATAAGTTTGCCCCCGATGTTTACGCGTTAAGTATGCAATTGAGCCCTAAGCAAGATAGTGAGTTCTTACAAAACTTTAGAGAAAAGCAGCAAGACTATTACGAAGGAAGATTGTCGTTGAATGACGAAGATTCCAGAGGTCGATATCGAAATCGAATAGAAGAGAGGCTAGAACGATGGCTAGGGTCGGTATCGAAAGAACAAAAACAGATTATTTTCACTTGGTCTCAAGAATGGGTAAATACCAACGATAGCTGGCGTCAATATCAAAATAATACCTACCAAGATCTCACAACACTGATGGGAAAGAAGAGTGATCTACATATCGCTCAGCCAATTATTATGAACTTGCTTCTGAATAATGAAGCTTATTATCCAGACGAATTGGAATCTAAGCTTAATAAAAATATGCAGACATCAGCCAAATTCTTGGTGGATATCGCCGCAATCAGTAGTGATAAGCAATGGTCTTATTTCATGAATGAATTAGAGAGTCTCGAATCTACACTGGTGACGCTGCAGGAGTAG
- a CDS encoding 3'-5' exonuclease, whose translation MAPNSADSVIVLDFETTGLSPNMGDRAIEIGAVKLVNGEVVDTFQQLMNPGFRVSGFIEGYTGISNRMLSTAASCSEVMDEFADFIQDSQLVAHNASFDKRFLDAELDNIGRDYNGQFACSMLIARRLIQDAPTHKLGDLVRFKNIDNDGTFHRALADSEMTARLWLLMIDELQSDHGIQQPSFQLMQKISKTAKGSIAKLLMSNRG comes from the coding sequence ATGGCTCCAAACTCCGCAGACTCCGTTATCGTTCTCGATTTCGAAACCACAGGCTTATCACCAAACATGGGTGACCGAGCGATTGAAATCGGTGCGGTTAAATTAGTTAACGGCGAAGTCGTCGACACCTTCCAACAACTCATGAACCCAGGATTTCGTGTTAGTGGATTCATTGAAGGTTATACCGGAATCAGTAACCGTATGTTAAGCACAGCGGCCAGTTGTAGTGAAGTGATGGATGAGTTTGCAGACTTCATTCAAGACAGCCAACTTGTCGCTCACAATGCCTCATTTGATAAGCGCTTTCTTGATGCGGAATTAGATAATATTGGTCGCGATTACAATGGACAGTTTGCCTGCTCAATGCTGATTGCTCGTCGTCTAATCCAAGACGCGCCGACTCATAAGTTAGGCGACCTTGTGCGTTTCAAGAATATCGACAACGACGGTACTTTCCACAGAGCGTTAGCCGATTCAGAAATGACAGCTAGACTGTGGTTATTGATGATTGATGAACTACAAAGCGACCACGGTATTCAACAACCGAGCTTTCAACTGATGCAGAAAATATCTAAGACCGCTAAAGGCTCTATTGCAAAGCTGTTGATGAGTAATCGAGGTTAA
- a CDS encoding PPC domain-containing DNA-binding protein: MITPIATRLTRGQDLKLELQKFVTAHNISAGSVASCVGCVSQLNIRLANANNTKLITAPFEIVSLMATLTPNHQHVHISVADENGNVIGGHLLEGTIIATTAELIVHRYDTLTFNREHDDSTGYTELTISNNTQ; this comes from the coding sequence ATGATCACTCCTATCGCAACGAGATTAACCCGAGGCCAAGATCTAAAGCTTGAACTCCAAAAGTTTGTGACAGCGCACAATATCTCTGCGGGCTCTGTCGCGTCTTGTGTCGGGTGTGTTTCTCAACTCAATATTCGTTTGGCTAATGCGAACAACACCAAGCTAATCACAGCTCCGTTCGAAATTGTGTCGCTTATGGCAACGCTAACCCCAAACCACCAGCATGTTCATATATCGGTTGCTGATGAAAATGGAAATGTGATTGGTGGGCATTTGCTTGAAGGGACGATTATCGCAACCACCGCTGAATTGATTGTTCACCGCTACGATACCTTGACCTTCAACAGAGAGCATGACGATTCGACGGGTTACACTGAGCTCACTATCAGCAACAACACGCAATAG
- a CDS encoding DEAD/DEAH box helicase — MPFSKLGLSSPIVKAVAKQGYEKPTSIQEKAIPIVLSGKNLIAAAQTGTGKTASFVLPILEMLSKGETQRKKRIRAVILTPTRELAIQVEQNITKYAKFLNLTSLAMYGGVSYQHQKDRLIEGVDILVATPGRLIDMYGQRAVHFDEVEVLVLDEADRMLDMGFIEDINKIIARLPQNIQNLLFSATLSTPVRALAKSAISEAEEISIAKTDASKANIEQWLVTVDKDRKSALLSHMITDGEWDQALIFIETKHGAAKLVAQLEKRGIQAEAFHSGRSQAIREKILADFKKGRLKYLVATGVAARGIDIDNLSRVVNYDIPFPADDYVHRIGRTGRADASGEAISFLSKDNFKNLCIIEKRLGHLIERRVVEGFEPRKEVPISVLNFVPKKKREQQQD, encoded by the coding sequence ATGCCATTTTCCAAGCTTGGATTAAGCTCACCTATTGTTAAAGCCGTTGCAAAACAAGGCTATGAAAAGCCAACCTCTATTCAAGAAAAAGCAATTCCGATTGTACTTTCTGGTAAGAACCTTATTGCTGCTGCACAAACAGGTACAGGTAAAACTGCGAGCTTTGTTCTCCCTATCTTAGAAATGCTAAGTAAAGGTGAAACACAACGTAAAAAACGTATTCGTGCTGTTATTCTGACACCAACTCGTGAGCTTGCGATTCAAGTTGAACAGAACATTACTAAGTACGCGAAGTTCCTAAACCTAACATCATTAGCGATGTACGGTGGCGTGTCTTACCAGCACCAGAAAGATCGTCTTATTGAAGGCGTAGATATTCTTGTGGCAACACCAGGCCGTTTGATCGACATGTACGGGCAACGTGCCGTTCACTTTGATGAAGTCGAAGTACTGGTTCTTGATGAAGCCGACCGTATGCTAGACATGGGTTTCATTGAAGACATCAACAAGATCATCGCGCGTTTGCCACAAAACATTCAAAATTTGTTGTTCTCAGCAACGCTATCAACGCCAGTTCGTGCGCTAGCAAAAAGCGCAATCAGTGAAGCGGAAGAGATTTCTATCGCCAAAACTGACGCTTCTAAAGCAAACATCGAACAATGGTTGGTGACCGTCGATAAAGACCGTAAGTCTGCACTATTAAGCCACATGATCACTGACGGTGAGTGGGACCAAGCGCTTATCTTTATCGAGACCAAGCACGGTGCGGCTAAGTTGGTTGCTCAACTTGAAAAGCGTGGCATCCAAGCTGAAGCTTTCCACAGTGGACGTAGCCAAGCGATTCGTGAAAAGATTCTGGCTGACTTCAAGAAAGGTCGTCTAAAATATCTAGTTGCAACAGGTGTTGCTGCTCGTGGTATCGATATCGATAATCTAAGTCGCGTAGTGAACTACGACATCCCATTCCCAGCTGACGACTATGTTCACCGTATTGGTCGTACAGGCCGTGCTGATGCGTCTGGTGAAGCGATCTCTTTCCTATCGAAAGATAACTTCAAAAACCTGTGCATCATTGAAAAACGTCTTGGCCACTTGATTGAACGTCGCGTTGTTGAAGGTTTCGAACCACGCAAAGAAGTACCAATTTCAGTATTGAACTTCGTTCCTAAGAAGAAAAGAGAACAGCAACAAGACTAA
- the bluB gene encoding 5,6-dimethylbenzimidazole synthase, producing MEITPNERDAVYKTIFSRRDVRGQFLPDEIPEDVLMRVLTAAHHAPSVGFMQPWDFVVVRDIETKQQIKAGFNQAHAESAEMFTDEKQAMYKRLKLEGIVESPIGICVTCDRNRTGKVVLGRTIKQEMDLYSTVCAVQNLWLAARAENLGLGWVSILHDSTLRDALDIPENIDIVAYLCIGYVDHFKDKPELETMGWLPRRDVNSAIHEGKWNPKQLQIDEK from the coding sequence ATGGAAATTACGCCGAATGAACGCGATGCAGTATATAAAACGATTTTTTCTCGCCGAGATGTTCGTGGTCAGTTTCTTCCTGATGAGATCCCAGAAGACGTTTTGATGCGTGTGCTAACCGCAGCGCACCATGCTCCCAGTGTGGGGTTCATGCAGCCTTGGGATTTTGTCGTCGTTCGTGATATCGAAACCAAACAGCAGATCAAAGCGGGTTTCAATCAGGCTCATGCAGAATCCGCGGAAATGTTCACCGATGAAAAGCAGGCGATGTATAAGCGTCTAAAGCTAGAAGGTATCGTCGAATCACCTATCGGTATCTGTGTGACTTGCGACCGTAATCGAACCGGAAAGGTTGTGTTAGGTAGAACCATTAAACAAGAGATGGATCTATACAGCACCGTTTGCGCGGTTCAAAACCTGTGGCTCGCGGCAAGAGCCGAAAACCTAGGTTTAGGATGGGTGAGTATCCTGCATGACTCAACACTGCGAGACGCATTAGATATCCCAGAAAACATCGATATCGTGGCGTATTTATGTATTGGCTACGTTGATCATTTCAAAGATAAACCAGAACTTGAAACCATGGGTTGGCTACCAAGGAGAGACGTGAATTCAGCGATTCATGAAGGGAAGTGGAACCCTAAGCAGCTGCAGATTGATGAAAAGTAA